Proteins encoded within one genomic window of Rhinolophus sinicus isolate RSC01 linkage group LG14, ASM3656204v1, whole genome shotgun sequence:
- the SNAI2 gene encoding zinc finger protein SNAI2, protein MPRSFLVKKHFNASKKPNYSELDTHTVIISPYLYESYPMPVIPQPEILSSGAYSPITVWTTAAPFHSPLSNGLSPLSGYASSLGPVSPPPPSDTSSKDHSGSESPISDEEERLQSKLSDPHAIEAEKFQCNLCNKTYSTFSGLAKHKQLHCDAQSRKSFSCKYCDKEYVSLGALKMHIRTHTLPCVCKICGKAFSRPWLLQGHIRTHTGEKPFSCPHCNRAFADRSNLRAHLQTHSDVKKYQCKNCSKTFSRMSLLHKHEESGCCVAH, encoded by the exons ATGCCGCGCTCTTTCCTGGTCAAGAAACATTTCAACGCCTCCAAAAAGCCAAACTACAGCGAACTGGATACACACACag TGATAATTTCCCCATATCTCTATGAGAGTTACCCCATGCCTGTCATACCACAACCAGAGATCCTCAGCTCAGGAGCATACAGCCCCATTACCGTGTGGACTACAGCAGCTCCATTCCACTCCCCACTATCCAATGGCCTCTCTCCTCTTTCCGGATATGCCTCATCCTTGGGGCCTGTGAGTCCCCCTCCTCCATCTGACACCTCATCCAAGGACCACAGTGGCTCAGAAAGCCCCATAAGTGATGAAGAGGAAAGACTACAGTCCAAGCTTTCAGACCCCCATGCCATTGAAGCTGAAAAATTTCAGTGCAATTTATGCAATAAGACCTATTCAACTTTTTCTGGGCTGGCCAAACATAAGCAGTTGCACTGTGATGCCCAGTCCAGGAAATCTTTCAGCTGTAAATACTGTGACAAGGAATATGTGAGCCTGGGTGCCCTTAAGATGCACATTCGGACCCACACCTTACCTTGTGTCTGCAAGATCTGTGGCAAGGCGTTTTCCAGACCCTGGTTACTTCAAGGACACATTAGAACCCACACTG ggGAGAAGCCTTTTTCTTGCCCTCACTGCAACAGAGCATTTGCAGACAGGTCAAATCTGAGGGCTCATCTGCAGACCCACTCTGATGTAAAGAAATACCAGTGCAAAAACTGCTCCAAAACCTTCTCCAGAATGTCTCTTCTGCACAAACATGAGGAATCTGGCTGCTGTGTAGCACACTGA